A portion of the bacterium genome contains these proteins:
- a CDS encoding Ni/Fe hydrogenase subunit alpha, giving the protein MPAKRRTIKVDALARVEGEGALYVRTEGARVAEVRLDIYEPPRFFEAFLRGRAFTEAPDITARICGICPVAYQMSACRALEDACGVRVDGQIRALRRLLYCGEWIESHALHIYMLHAPDFLGYASIVEMARDHPKIAERGLALKKAGNELMRLVGGREIHPINVRVGGFYRAPSRAELDGMADRLRRARDDAVATARWVGGFEFPDFEQPYDFVALRPSGVPAPEYPIDDGRIVSSGGLDLAVAEYLEHFVEEHVERSNALHSRLRTGSSYLVGPLARYNLNFDALSGPAKTAARDAGLGPACRNPFRSIIVRAVELVYACDEALRLIAGYEPPPRPFADARPAPGATGHGCTEAPRGILYHRYAIDEHGLIQDARIVPPTSQNQAQIEADLREIVQRSLALPDDRLTLRCEQAVRNYDPCISCATHFLRLHVDRG; this is encoded by the coding sequence ATGCCCGCTAAGCGCCGCACGATCAAGGTCGACGCCCTCGCCCGGGTCGAGGGCGAGGGCGCGCTGTACGTGCGCACCGAGGGCGCTCGGGTGGCCGAAGTGCGCCTCGATATCTACGAGCCGCCGCGGTTCTTCGAGGCCTTCCTGCGCGGCCGCGCCTTCACCGAAGCGCCCGACATCACGGCACGCATCTGCGGCATCTGCCCGGTCGCCTACCAGATGAGCGCGTGTCGCGCGCTGGAAGATGCCTGCGGCGTGCGCGTGGACGGCCAGATCCGGGCGCTGCGGCGCCTGCTCTACTGCGGCGAGTGGATCGAGAGCCACGCCCTGCACATCTACATGCTGCACGCGCCGGACTTCCTCGGCTACGCAAGCATCGTCGAGATGGCGCGCGATCATCCGAAGATCGCGGAGCGCGGGCTCGCGCTGAAGAAGGCCGGCAACGAGCTGATGCGCCTCGTGGGCGGCCGGGAAATCCATCCCATCAACGTGCGCGTCGGCGGATTCTACCGCGCCCCCTCGCGGGCGGAGCTGGACGGCATGGCCGACCGCCTCCGGCGGGCCCGCGACGACGCCGTGGCGACCGCGCGGTGGGTCGGCGGTTTCGAGTTTCCGGACTTCGAGCAGCCGTACGACTTCGTCGCGTTGCGGCCGTCCGGCGTGCCGGCCCCAGAGTACCCGATCGACGACGGCCGCATCGTAAGCAGCGGCGGGCTCGACCTCGCGGTCGCGGAGTACCTCGAGCACTTCGTGGAAGAGCACGTCGAACGCTCCAACGCGCTGCATTCGCGCCTTCGCACCGGAAGCTCGTATCTCGTCGGCCCGCTCGCGCGCTACAACCTGAACTTCGACGCGCTCTCCGGGCCCGCGAAGACCGCCGCGCGCGACGCGGGCCTCGGGCCGGCGTGCCGGAACCCGTTCCGGAGCATCATCGTCCGCGCGGTCGAGCTCGTCTACGCCTGCGACGAGGCGCTGCGCCTGATCGCCGGCTACGAACCCCCGCCGCGGCCGTTCGCCGACGCGCGGCCGGCGCCCGGGGCGACGGGGCACGGGTGCACCGAGGCGCCGCGGGGGATTCTGTACCACCGCTACGCGATCGACGAGCACGGCCTCATTCAGGACGCGCGCATCGTGCCGCCCACGTCACAGAACCAGGCGCAGATCGAGGCGGACCTCCGCGAGATCGTGCAGCGGTCGCTCGCGCTGCCGGACGACCGCCTCACGCTCCGCTGCGAGCAGGCCGTCCGCAACTACGATCCGTGCATCTCCTGCGCCACGCACTTCCTGCGTCTCCACGTCGACCGTGGGTGA
- a CDS encoding hydrogenase maturation protease, which yields MISSWSASISRLPVPESAGGPPADLRVRVVGVGNRFRGDDGAGLAAAQRLGEAANVPVTLLDAIGDGTALLEVWREVDTVIVLDAMRSGAAPGTVRRLGGAGGTPAAVAAALGAGRRTGSTHGLGVAEAIALGEALGRLPRRLVVIAIEGARFDTGGILSPEVERALDRAVGLGLEEVAHVHRAAR from the coding sequence GTGATTTCGTCGTGGTCGGCTTCGATTTCACGGCTGCCGGTCCCGGAGTCGGCCGGCGGTCCGCCGGCCGACCTCCGCGTGCGCGTCGTGGGCGTGGGGAACCGGTTCCGCGGGGACGACGGCGCCGGCCTCGCCGCCGCGCAGCGGCTCGGCGAGGCCGCGAACGTCCCGGTCACGCTGCTCGACGCGATCGGCGACGGGACGGCGCTCCTCGAAGTCTGGCGGGAGGTCGACACCGTCATCGTGCTCGACGCGATGCGGTCCGGCGCGGCGCCCGGCACGGTGCGCCGCCTCGGCGGCGCCGGGGGCACGCCGGCGGCGGTCGCGGCGGCCCTGGGCGCCGGCCGGCGCACCGGATCGACGCACGGCCTCGGTGTCGCGGAGGCGATTGCGCTCGGCGAGGCGCTGGGGCGGCTGCCGCGGCGCCTCGTCGTCATCGCGATCGAGGGCGCGCGTTTCGACACCGGCGGGATCCTGTCGCCCGAGGTCGAGCGCGCCCTCGACCGCGCGGTGGGCCTCGGCCTCGAGGAGGTCGCGCATGTGCATCGCGCTGCCCGGTAA
- a CDS encoding oxidoreductase — protein MAARRRAPAKRRARAARAPAGAQRPRRPTLAVWKFASCDGCQLTLLSCEDELLTLAGRVDIAYFLEASRGTVGGPYDVSLVEGSITTAHDAERIRQVRRASRFLVTIGACATAGGIQTLRNFQDVDEFTRAVYARPDYIKTLATSTPISAHVKVDFELQGCPINKAQLLEVLGAHLQGRAPQVRNHSVCVECKRRGTVCVMVARGTPCLGPVTHAGCGAICPAYDRGCYGCYGPMESPNTASLTGWWRHLGVPDAAIARAYRGINGHREPFRKAAEALGTPPEVPAGGGVSDDATAGDTDAR, from the coding sequence ATGGCCGCGCGACGTCGTGCCCCGGCGAAACGCCGAGCCCGGGCCGCCCGGGCGCCGGCGGGCGCTCAGCGGCCGCGCCGGCCGACACTCGCGGTCTGGAAGTTCGCGTCCTGCGACGGGTGCCAGCTCACCTTGCTGTCGTGTGAAGACGAACTGCTGACCCTCGCCGGCCGGGTCGACATCGCGTACTTCTTGGAGGCGTCGCGGGGCACCGTCGGGGGGCCCTACGACGTCTCGCTCGTCGAGGGGTCGATCACCACGGCGCACGACGCCGAGCGGATTCGGCAGGTCCGGCGCGCGTCGCGCTTCCTCGTCACGATCGGCGCGTGCGCAACCGCGGGCGGGATCCAGACGCTCCGGAACTTTCAGGACGTCGACGAGTTCACCCGCGCCGTCTACGCGCGGCCCGACTACATCAAGACGCTCGCAACCTCGACCCCGATCTCGGCGCACGTCAAGGTCGACTTCGAGCTCCAGGGCTGCCCCATCAACAAGGCGCAGCTGCTGGAGGTGCTGGGCGCCCATCTCCAGGGGCGCGCGCCCCAGGTCCGCAACCACAGCGTCTGCGTCGAGTGCAAGCGGCGCGGGACCGTGTGCGTGATGGTCGCGCGCGGCACGCCCTGCCTCGGCCCGGTGACGCACGCCGGATGCGGCGCCATCTGTCCCGCCTACGACCGGGGCTGCTACGGGTGCTACGGGCCGATGGAGAGCCCCAACACGGCCTCGCTCACGGGCTGGTGGCGTCACCTCGGCGTGCCGGACGCCGCGATCGCGCGCGCCTATCGCGGCATCAACGGCCACCGGGAGCCGTTCCGGAAGGCGGCCGAGGCGCTTGGGACCCCGCCGGAAGTGCCCGCCGGCGGCGGCGTGTCCGACGACGCGACGGCCGGTGACACCGATGCCCGCTAA